The proteins below come from a single Terriglobales bacterium genomic window:
- a CDS encoding methyltransferase domain-containing protein yields the protein MTARPSSEPVQVGQHPPTDLFFEKQAPRWPNRYLSRTYLQRRNLVLSTVVEELSTRRVDRSAEYRALDFGCGAGVFVGALSALGIRVTGVDRSRAMIEAAQSRLGSSCTAELELIRDDPGNDAAYRRHSYDLVLCLSVLEFVADHAEIIAHLAALLAPGGLLILTVPNRNSYLRRLERFAFDHPSVHRWIPGLNHLALPDCYLRYQRQQFTAEELVHSTKGLGLEVEQHRFHVAPSLCAPIERFEKVGMMILLSFRKRIRTG from the coding sequence ATGACAGCTCGCCCTTCTTCCGAACCGGTGCAGGTCGGCCAACACCCGCCAACAGATTTATTCTTCGAAAAACAGGCGCCCCGATGGCCCAATCGCTATCTCAGCCGCACATATCTGCAACGCAGAAATCTCGTCCTCAGCACAGTCGTGGAGGAACTTTCGACACGAAGAGTGGATCGGTCGGCGGAATATAGAGCCTTGGACTTTGGATGCGGGGCGGGGGTCTTCGTTGGAGCTCTTTCCGCTCTGGGAATCAGAGTGACTGGAGTGGATCGCTCGCGAGCGATGATCGAGGCTGCGCAATCGCGGCTGGGATCATCCTGCACCGCAGAACTTGAACTGATCCGCGACGACCCCGGTAACGATGCGGCATATCGCCGGCATTCATACGATCTTGTGCTCTGCCTGTCCGTGCTGGAGTTTGTAGCCGATCACGCAGAAATCATCGCCCACTTGGCCGCATTGCTTGCCCCAGGCGGATTGCTGATCCTGACGGTTCCGAATCGGAACAGCTATCTTCGTCGACTGGAGCGATTTGCATTTGATCATCCCTCCGTCCATCGCTGGATTCCGGGGCTAAATCATTTAGCTCTGCCGGATTGCTATCTCCGGTATCAGCGGCAGCAATTCACGGCAGAAGAACTTGTGCATTCAACGAAGGGTCTCGGGCTCGAGGTGGAGCAGCATCGATTTCATGTCGCTCCAAGCCTATGTGCACCGATCGAGAGATTCGAGAAAGTCGGAATGATGATTCTGCTGAGCTTTCGGAAACGCATCCGCACCGGCTAA
- a CDS encoding MFS transporter → MPTELDAVGPTVTAKPPILSRVFKAFSYRDFRLMWFGACISSIGTWMQIVAQSWLIYRLSHSAFLLALDQFLAGIPIFLFSLLGGVVADRVERRRILLGSQYVQLACAALLTVLVATNTVQIWHILCLSFLAGFAQAFGGPAYQALIPTLVSREDMPNAIALNSIQFNMAVTIGPALAGQALARIGETWCFGLNAASFVAPIIALLLITNRFFPKPSKESVLTSLKLGIKFVREQEAMTALIVLAFCMTALSMPLRTYIPVFVNDIFHSGPRIYGNLLSLIGVGSICGSLAIAALGNASGKGRRALVMMLFLGAAISGFAISRNLAFSGPLLVLFGFALMAVFASVSSLVQLITTDEMRGRVMSVYNCAFRGGMPLGNLISGWLVPAFTAPIVLTANGILLIGVSLYFLLIHRKIASV, encoded by the coding sequence TTGCCGACTGAGCTGGATGCCGTAGGGCCGACCGTAACCGCCAAACCGCCGATTCTCTCGCGGGTTTTTAAGGCATTCTCGTACCGAGACTTCCGCCTGATGTGGTTTGGAGCGTGCATCTCCAGCATCGGCACCTGGATGCAGATCGTCGCCCAGAGCTGGCTCATCTATCGCCTTAGCCACTCGGCATTTCTGCTGGCGCTGGACCAATTCCTCGCCGGTATTCCCATCTTTCTTTTTTCACTGCTCGGCGGAGTCGTCGCCGATCGCGTCGAGAGAAGAAGGATTCTGCTGGGCTCGCAATACGTGCAACTCGCCTGCGCGGCATTGCTAACCGTTCTTGTTGCCACAAATACGGTTCAGATCTGGCATATCCTCTGCCTATCGTTTCTAGCGGGATTCGCTCAGGCATTCGGAGGTCCGGCGTATCAGGCACTCATTCCCACTTTGGTCAGCCGGGAGGACATGCCGAATGCCATCGCGTTGAACTCGATTCAGTTCAACATGGCAGTGACGATCGGCCCTGCGCTCGCGGGACAGGCACTGGCGCGCATTGGAGAAACCTGGTGCTTCGGACTGAATGCGGCGTCATTCGTCGCACCCATCATTGCGCTATTGCTCATCACGAATCGCTTTTTCCCGAAGCCGTCGAAGGAATCGGTGCTCACCAGTCTCAAGCTCGGTATCAAGTTTGTGCGCGAGCAGGAAGCCATGACGGCGCTGATCGTGCTCGCGTTCTGCATGACTGCGCTCAGCATGCCGCTGCGCACTTACATTCCTGTCTTCGTAAATGACATCTTCCACTCCGGCCCACGAATTTACGGGAACTTGCTTTCCCTAATCGGCGTCGGCTCAATTTGCGGATCGCTCGCAATTGCGGCGCTCGGCAACGCTTCCGGCAAAGGACGCCGCGCGCTTGTGATGATGCTCTTCCTTGGCGCTGCGATCTCCGGTTTTGCGATATCGCGGAACCTGGCTTTTAGCGGCCCCTTACTGGTTCTGTTCGGATTCGCGTTGATGGCCGTCTTCGCCAGCGTTAGCTCGCTGGTGCAACTCATCACGACAGACGAGATGCGTGGGCGCGTGATGAGCGTTTACAACTGCGCATTCCGCGGTGGGATGCCACTGGGAAATTTAATTTCGGGTTGGCTGGTACCGGCATTCACAGCGCCCATCGTGCTCACCGCAAATGGGATCCTGCTGATCGGCGTATCTCTTTACTTCCTTCTGATACACCGGAAAATCGCGAGCGTGTAG
- a CDS encoding vitamin B12-dependent ribonucleotide reductase, with the protein MAEVSNRTQVADSTATKTTPAVSTPNTKKAPGLQFRRYFTKPGTSPYDQFQWELRTAAITDAQGKTIFEQKNVEVPKDWSMTATNIVASKYLHGTLGTAERESGVRALVSRVAETIRDWGTKGGYFATKNDAESFHDELVYILLDQRAAFNSPVWFNVGCDRLEPNSDAQNWHWNPETGNIQHGVTGYRNPQCSACFINSVRDSLDSILTLAKTEGMLFKWGSGTGTNLSPLRSSTEQLSGGGTASGPLSFMRGFDAFAGVIKSGGKTRRAAKMVILNVDHPDIEEFITCKMEEEAKAWALIREGYDGSTPDSPAYSSIFFQNANNSVRVTDEFMNAAINDENFFTRSVKDKKPFASKKAKELLHKIAEATYYCGDPGMQYDTTINKWHTSKNTARINASNPCSEYMFLDDSACNLASINLLKFYTNNTFDIEAYKFACDVLITAQEILVDNSGYPTEAIARNSHDYRPLGLGYANLGALLMAAGLPYDSDAGRDYAACLTAIMCGEAYYQSSKIAELCPQLAPATPLTQTAEITGAACPGFYINREPFLDVIRMHRASVNNIGTSLKAGAADKQLPKLIEASKDVWDAALAHGETYGYRNSQVTVLAPTGTIGFMMDCDTTGIEPDLALVKYKKLVGGGMIKIVNNTVPSALFKLGYSSEQASGIVSYIDATGTIEGAPGLKEEHLPIFDCSFKPAKGTRAIHYMGHIKMMAATQPFISGAISKTVNLPNDATIEDIAEAYIEAWREGLKAVAIYRDGSKGSQPLNVSDGDKAKSATGSQLPASGQAAGSQLPASSQQVAEVQDQNAPPKAVRHRLPEERASLTHKFSIAGHEGYITVGLYPNGQPGEIFIKMAKEGSTVSGLMDAFATSVSLALQHGVPLKVLCEKFAHTRFEPSGWSGNGKIGFAKSITDYIFRWLHYRFVEPEQGDLFEGMLKRNGVSATVPELTAEASSPTPQLTADTQQTTTTKHHAADALREFVDLGDAPSCHVCGSIMTRNGSCYRCMSCGSTSGCS; encoded by the coding sequence ATGGCGGAAGTGAGCAACAGGACGCAGGTGGCGGACAGCACAGCCACCAAGACCACGCCCGCAGTCTCCACCCCTAACACGAAGAAGGCGCCGGGCCTCCAGTTCCGTCGTTATTTCACCAAGCCGGGCACCTCGCCCTACGACCAATTCCAGTGGGAGCTGCGCACCGCCGCAATCACGGACGCTCAGGGCAAGACGATCTTCGAGCAGAAGAACGTCGAAGTGCCGAAAGACTGGTCGATGACGGCGACGAATATCGTTGCCAGCAAGTACCTGCATGGAACGCTCGGTACGGCCGAGCGCGAGAGCGGGGTGCGTGCTCTGGTAAGCCGCGTGGCCGAGACGATTCGCGATTGGGGAACTAAGGGCGGCTATTTCGCTACAAAGAACGATGCCGAGAGCTTTCATGACGAGCTCGTGTACATCCTGCTCGACCAGCGTGCCGCATTTAACTCGCCGGTTTGGTTCAACGTCGGATGCGACCGCCTGGAGCCGAACTCCGATGCGCAGAACTGGCATTGGAATCCCGAAACAGGAAACATCCAGCACGGCGTAACCGGATACCGCAATCCGCAGTGCTCCGCCTGCTTCATTAACTCGGTCAGGGACTCGCTCGATTCGATTCTCACACTGGCCAAGACCGAAGGCATGCTTTTCAAGTGGGGATCGGGTACCGGCACAAATCTTTCTCCGCTGCGCTCATCGACGGAGCAGCTTTCTGGTGGCGGCACAGCCTCAGGTCCGCTGAGCTTCATGCGCGGCTTCGATGCGTTTGCCGGCGTGATCAAGTCCGGCGGCAAGACGCGTCGCGCGGCCAAGATGGTGATCCTCAACGTCGATCATCCCGATATTGAAGAGTTCATCACCTGCAAGATGGAAGAAGAAGCCAAGGCCTGGGCGCTGATCCGTGAAGGCTACGACGGCAGCACGCCTGACTCGCCTGCGTACTCGTCGATCTTCTTCCAGAACGCGAACAACTCGGTGCGTGTGACCGACGAGTTCATGAATGCGGCCATTAACGACGAGAACTTTTTCACGCGCTCGGTGAAAGACAAGAAGCCGTTTGCGTCCAAGAAGGCAAAAGAGCTGCTGCACAAGATTGCGGAGGCTACGTACTACTGCGGCGATCCCGGCATGCAGTACGACACCACGATCAATAAATGGCACACGTCAAAGAACACGGCGCGCATCAACGCCTCGAATCCGTGCTCGGAGTACATGTTCCTCGATGACTCGGCGTGCAATCTGGCCAGCATCAACCTGCTGAAGTTCTATACCAACAACACCTTCGACATTGAAGCGTATAAGTTCGCGTGCGACGTGCTGATCACCGCGCAGGAGATCCTGGTGGACAACTCCGGCTATCCCACCGAGGCGATCGCGCGCAATTCGCACGACTATCGTCCTTTGGGACTCGGTTATGCGAACCTCGGTGCCCTGCTGATGGCCGCCGGTCTGCCGTACGACTCCGATGCCGGACGCGACTACGCCGCGTGCCTGACGGCGATCATGTGCGGTGAAGCCTATTACCAGTCGTCAAAGATCGCAGAGCTGTGCCCGCAGCTCGCTCCTGCGACTCCGCTCACCCAGACTGCCGAGATCACCGGCGCCGCATGCCCGGGCTTCTACATCAATCGCGAGCCGTTCCTGGATGTGATCCGCATGCATCGGGCTTCGGTGAACAACATCGGAACGTCGCTGAAGGCAGGCGCTGCAGACAAGCAATTGCCGAAGCTCATCGAGGCAAGCAAAGATGTTTGGGACGCGGCCCTAGCGCACGGCGAGACTTACGGATATCGCAACTCGCAGGTAACCGTGCTCGCTCCCACCGGCACCATCGGCTTCATGATGGATTGCGACACCACCGGCATCGAGCCCGATTTGGCACTCGTGAAGTACAAGAAGCTAGTCGGTGGCGGCATGATTAAGATCGTCAACAACACCGTTCCCTCGGCCCTCTTCAAGCTCGGCTATTCGAGCGAGCAGGCAAGCGGGATCGTCAGCTACATCGACGCGACCGGCACCATCGAAGGCGCTCCCGGGCTTAAAGAAGAACACCTGCCGATTTTCGATTGCAGTTTCAAACCAGCAAAGGGAACGCGCGCCATTCACTACATGGGACATATCAAGATGATGGCTGCCACGCAGCCATTCATCTCCGGCGCGATTTCCAAAACGGTGAATCTACCGAACGACGCGACGATTGAAGACATCGCCGAAGCCTACATCGAAGCGTGGCGCGAAGGACTGAAAGCCGTTGCGATTTATCGCGATGGATCGAAGGGATCGCAGCCGCTGAATGTCTCTGACGGCGACAAAGCGAAGTCAGCTACCGGCTCCCAGCTTCCTGCTTCCGGCCAAGCCGCTGGATCTCAGCTACCGGCAAGTAGCCAGCAGGTAGCCGAGGTTCAGGACCAGAATGCTCCGCCAAAGGCTGTTCGCCACCGTTTGCCCGAAGAGCGGGCATCGCTCACGCACAAGTTCTCGATCGCAGGGCACGAAGGTTACATCACTGTAGGCCTGTATCCGAACGGACAGCCGGGCGAGATCTTCATCAAGATGGCAAAGGAAGGCTCGACAGTCTCCGGGCTGATGGATGCTTTCGCCACTTCAGTTTCTCTCGCGCTCCAGCACGGCGTTCCTTTGAAAGTGCTCTGCGAGAAATTTGCCCACACCCGTTTCGAGCCCAGCGGCTGGAGCGGCAACGGCAAAATCGGTTTTGCCAAGTCGATCACCGACTACATCTTCCGCTGGCTGCACTATCGCTTCGTCGAGCCGGAGCAGGGAGATTTGTTCGAAGGCATGCTGAAGCGAAACGGCGTGTCAGCGACAGTTCCAGAACTCACAGCCGAGGCATCGAGTCCAACGCCTCAGCTAACTGCCGATACCCAGCAAACAACGACGACTAAACACCATGCCGCCGACGCTCTGCGCGAGTTCGTCGATCTCGGCGATGCACCCTCGTGCCACGTCTGCGGCTCGATCATGACGCGTAACGGAAGTTGCTACCGCTGCATGAGCTGCGGCAGCACAAGTGGATGCAGTTAA
- a CDS encoding M1 family metallopeptidase, with protein MKRILVTVLLATSSLFAQRLPKTVIPSHYKLSLDPNIEQRKFSGEETIDVRLNLAAKEIVLNSLDLDISEAEVNSGGKSQKAEVVYDKADEMVKLQLPADIPAGGAQIHLKFSGKLTEGLRGLYLSKSSRRLYAVTQFEGTYARMMFPCFDEPSYKATFDLTVMADKGDTAISNGRIIKDEPIEGDRHQIIFSTSPKMSTYLVALAIGDWQCLSRTVEGISIRVCAVPEKRQYGAFALDVAAHSLQFYNHWYGIKYPFGKLDMVAIPDYEWGGMENTASIFYRDTALLLNENSASVFRKRGQASTIAHEIAHQWFGDLVTAAWWDDIWLNEGFATWMSTKPIEAWHPEWHLDEDAAAQAQRIIGVDSLATSRAIHGNPSTPSEIKEMFDGITYEKGGAVLRMLESYLGPEVFRKGVNAYLAAHANGNATSADFWDAEAKASGKPVDKMMPTFVMQPGVPMLTLSSSCEGNRETLQMKQQRFLISSDSANSENSQTWHIPVCTKSSGNNGGTCALITSRDQTASAPACSDWVFGNRDAKGYYRVEYTPSNLEKIGSVAEQQLNVPERIALVEDTWAMTRAGKTSLSDFLQVSHQLRSEENLHVIDALSSHLDYVANSLITSDDRAKFDQFVRDQFGAAARRVGWEPARTDTDEQKALRASLLEILGDADDPNAITAARKLVTQYMSDPASVDGTVIGNAFTVAAHTGDAALYDRFTTAFNQSKSTDQYYHYLFALADFQQPELLNRTISLVDQGKVREQDYPRFFSALLANPASRDAAWKYLKEHWNDLAPKVTSFGGAGAISALGNACSSEMHDDIEHFFADHSAPGAQRAVKQSLERINDCIGFKHQQEASMTQWLNSHQEGQ; from the coding sequence ATGAAGCGAATCCTAGTCACGGTCTTACTCGCAACTTCTTCCCTCTTCGCGCAGCGTCTTCCAAAGACTGTCATCCCGAGCCACTACAAGCTGTCGCTTGATCCCAACATTGAACAACGAAAGTTCTCGGGTGAAGAAACGATCGACGTTCGCCTGAACTTGGCGGCGAAAGAGATCGTGCTCAATTCGCTCGATCTCGACATCTCCGAAGCCGAGGTCAACTCCGGAGGCAAATCGCAAAAGGCTGAGGTCGTGTATGACAAGGCGGACGAGATGGTGAAGCTGCAGCTGCCGGCAGACATACCTGCCGGCGGCGCGCAAATCCATCTGAAGTTCTCAGGCAAGCTGACCGAAGGTTTGCGTGGCCTCTATTTGAGCAAGAGTTCGCGTCGGTTGTATGCGGTCACGCAGTTCGAAGGCACATATGCCCGCATGATGTTCCCGTGCTTTGATGAACCGTCGTACAAAGCCACATTCGATCTCACTGTTATGGCGGATAAAGGCGACACGGCAATTTCGAACGGCAGGATCATCAAAGATGAGCCGATCGAAGGCGACCGTCATCAGATCATCTTCTCGACTTCGCCAAAGATGTCTACCTATCTGGTCGCGCTGGCCATCGGGGATTGGCAATGCCTGTCGCGCACGGTCGAGGGTATTTCAATTCGCGTGTGTGCAGTCCCTGAGAAGAGGCAGTACGGTGCATTTGCGCTGGACGTTGCCGCTCACTCCCTTCAGTTCTACAACCACTGGTATGGCATCAAGTACCCATTTGGGAAACTGGATATGGTTGCCATTCCCGATTACGAATGGGGAGGAATGGAGAACACGGCGTCGATCTTCTATCGCGATACGGCTCTGTTGCTGAATGAGAACAGTGCCTCGGTTTTTCGCAAACGTGGGCAGGCATCAACCATTGCCCATGAGATTGCACATCAGTGGTTCGGCGATCTCGTAACCGCCGCCTGGTGGGACGACATCTGGCTCAACGAGGGATTTGCGACGTGGATGTCCACGAAGCCAATCGAAGCATGGCATCCAGAGTGGCATCTCGACGAAGATGCTGCCGCACAGGCACAGCGGATCATCGGCGTCGATTCGCTCGCCACCTCGCGAGCCATTCACGGTAATCCGAGTACTCCTTCAGAAATCAAGGAGATGTTCGACGGCATTACTTATGAAAAAGGCGGCGCCGTGTTGCGGATGCTCGAGTCGTACCTCGGTCCTGAAGTCTTCCGCAAAGGCGTAAATGCATATTTAGCGGCGCACGCGAATGGCAACGCGACCTCTGCCGATTTCTGGGATGCGGAAGCGAAAGCATCCGGCAAGCCAGTGGACAAAATGATGCCGACGTTCGTCATGCAGCCCGGCGTGCCTATGCTGACCTTGAGTTCTTCATGTGAGGGCAACAGGGAAACGCTGCAGATGAAGCAGCAACGCTTTCTGATTTCTTCGGATTCGGCTAATTCAGAGAATTCACAGACTTGGCACATTCCGGTTTGCACCAAATCGAGCGGAAACAACGGGGGCACATGTGCTCTGATCACGTCTCGCGACCAAACAGCCTCAGCTCCGGCTTGTTCCGATTGGGTATTCGGCAACCGCGACGCGAAGGGCTATTACCGCGTCGAATACACGCCATCGAATCTGGAAAAGATAGGCTCGGTGGCCGAACAGCAGCTCAACGTTCCAGAGCGCATTGCCTTGGTGGAGGACACATGGGCGATGACGCGCGCGGGGAAAACCTCTCTTTCCGATTTTCTCCAGGTCTCGCATCAACTGCGCTCCGAGGAGAACCTGCACGTGATCGACGCACTCTCGAGTCACCTGGACTATGTCGCAAACTCCCTGATCACCTCGGACGATCGAGCAAAGTTCGATCAGTTTGTACGTGACCAGTTCGGCGCGGCTGCGCGGCGAGTCGGTTGGGAGCCTGCCAGGACTGACACCGACGAGCAGAAGGCATTGCGAGCCAGCCTGCTGGAAATTCTCGGAGATGCGGACGATCCAAACGCGATAACTGCCGCGCGAAAACTTGTAACTCAATACATGAGTGATCCTGCTTCTGTGGATGGCACTGTGATTGGGAATGCGTTCACAGTCGCAGCGCACACTGGCGATGCGGCTCTTTATGATCGCTTCACAACAGCGTTCAACCAGAGCAAATCAACCGACCAGTACTACCATTACCTCTTCGCGCTTGCGGATTTCCAACAACCTGAACTTTTGAATCGAACCATCTCGCTGGTCGATCAAGGCAAGGTTCGCGAACAGGACTATCCACGTTTCTTCAGTGCCTTGCTGGCGAATCCTGCTTCTCGGGACGCTGCCTGGAAGTATCTGAAGGAGCACTGGAACGATTTGGCTCCAAAGGTGACTTCGTTCGGTGGCGCCGGCGCGATTTCCGCTTTGGGAAATGCCTGCTCCAGCGAGATGCATGACGACATCGAGCACTTCTTCGCGGATCATTCGGCACCGGGAGCTCAACGCGCCGTAAAGCAGAGCCTGGAACGCATCAACGACTGCATCGGTTTCAAGCATCAGCAGGAGGCCAGCATGACTCAATGGCTCAACTCGCACCAGGAGGGACAATGA
- a CDS encoding DUF1572 family protein — MSTDDPGAAFLAEALRTFRGYKSRTEAAFAQLRSEDWFRLIDPEANSIAIIVKHMAGNMRSRWTDFLTSDGEKPDRDRDNEFVLDSSSTPEQVKEWWNKGWQLVFSAVEPLTADDLKRTITIRGQEHSVMEAISRQLTHYAEHVGQIILLAKHFRGAEWKSLSIPKGQSKMAGVKAEMTNRARRG, encoded by the coding sequence ATGAGCACGGACGATCCAGGCGCAGCATTTCTGGCCGAGGCCCTGCGCACGTTTCGCGGATACAAGTCGCGAACCGAAGCCGCGTTCGCGCAGCTTCGTTCGGAGGACTGGTTTCGCCTGATCGATCCCGAAGCGAACTCGATTGCGATCATCGTGAAGCACATGGCCGGCAACATGCGCTCGCGATGGACTGACTTCCTCACCAGCGACGGCGAGAAGCCTGACCGCGACCGTGATAACGAATTCGTTCTCGATTCCTCCTCCACGCCTGAGCAGGTGAAGGAGTGGTGGAACAAGGGATGGCAGCTCGTGTTTTCTGCGGTTGAGCCACTCACGGCAGACGACCTCAAGAGGACCATCACGATTCGCGGCCAGGAGCACTCGGTAATGGAAGCAATCAGCCGCCAGTTGACGCACTACGCCGAGCACGTGGGGCAGATCATCCTGCTGGCAAAGCATTTCCGCGGAGCCGAATGGAAATCGCTCAGCATCCCCAAAGGACAATCGAAGATGGCGGGCGTCAAGGCGGAGATGACGAATCGCGCAAGACGCGGGTAG
- a CDS encoding YihY/virulence factor BrkB family protein, whose protein sequence is MKFTYLRRVWRALIKAFKDVDQHHLLAFAGSLAYYFFMSLIPFLIFLASLLVYVPIQGLFNYILGGLAHMLPRDSMQTIQKVVTDLIATNRTGFLSFGIIGTIWSASGGFSAMIEALNVAYDVQEGRPFWKTRPLAVLLTVAVGALVTILLFAMFFGPHWGGMLAAKLNLSPFFTKAWFYFRWVLAAICAILAVEIIYYLAPNVEQRRFIRTVPGSIIAVVLWVFASYGLGFYLQHFAQLSKSYGALGAVVGLLLWFYVSSAAILIGAEVNAELAKAVGKLPPVKEAVEPGKEEKPQVRRAS, encoded by the coding sequence ATGAAATTCACGTATCTACGACGGGTTTGGCGCGCCCTGATCAAGGCTTTCAAGGACGTCGATCAGCACCATCTGCTCGCCTTCGCGGGCAGCCTGGCCTACTACTTTTTCATGTCGCTGATCCCGTTCCTGATCTTCCTCGCCAGCCTGCTGGTTTACGTTCCCATTCAGGGACTCTTCAACTACATCCTCGGCGGGCTGGCGCACATGCTGCCGCGCGATTCCATGCAGACCATCCAGAAGGTCGTCACTGACCTGATTGCAACCAACCGCACAGGTTTTCTGTCGTTCGGAATCATCGGGACAATCTGGTCCGCATCCGGCGGATTCAGCGCGATGATTGAAGCGCTCAACGTCGCGTATGACGTGCAGGAGGGGCGGCCCTTCTGGAAGACGCGTCCGTTAGCTGTGCTGCTGACGGTGGCTGTCGGTGCGCTGGTTACGATTCTTCTGTTCGCGATGTTCTTCGGACCGCATTGGGGAGGCATGCTCGCCGCCAAATTGAACCTCAGCCCCTTCTTCACCAAGGCGTGGTTCTACTTCCGCTGGGTGCTCGCCGCAATCTGCGCGATCTTAGCGGTCGAGATTATTTATTATCTTGCTCCCAATGTGGAACAGCGCAGATTCATTCGTACAGTTCCCGGATCGATCATTGCAGTTGTGCTTTGGGTTTTCGCGTCGTACGGGCTGGGTTTTTATCTCCAGCACTTTGCACAGTTGAGCAAGAGCTATGGCGCTCTCGGCGCGGTTGTTGGATTGCTCTTGTGGTTTTACGTGAGTAGTGCAGCAATCTTGATCGGGGCCGAGGTGAATGCCGAATTGGCAAAGGCTGTAGGAAAGCTGCCGCCGGTCAAAGAGGCGGTCGAACCCGGAAAAGAAGAAAAGCCACAGGTTCGCCGCGCGAGTTAA
- a CDS encoding RNase A-like domain-containing protein produces MKRKRLGCLIVVILLIILAYYLFFHRSSKPAEAPPKPVEHVALEPTARYDLARDEAQGGHTLERHIGKTDAELRQRLDSESISTDSTYTDRNTAEMAVDAAIRENHDRIDRWLHRPGGHSNLVLDYDSTQPIGRSMRRDDAHSFPCSHAVVILKWVNSNRYYVLTSYPECWRPK; encoded by the coding sequence GTGAAGCGAAAACGGCTGGGATGTCTGATCGTTGTCATTCTGCTCATCATTCTTGCGTACTATCTATTTTTTCATCGCAGCTCCAAGCCGGCGGAGGCTCCCCCGAAACCTGTAGAGCATGTCGCTCTTGAACCCACTGCCCGTTACGACCTCGCACGGGACGAGGCTCAGGGCGGTCACACTCTCGAGCGCCATATCGGGAAAACTGACGCAGAGCTGCGACAGCGCCTCGATAGTGAATCGATCTCTACCGATTCCACCTACACCGATCGCAACACCGCCGAGATGGCGGTCGATGCTGCGATTCGCGAAAATCATGACAGGATCGATCGCTGGCTGCATCGTCCCGGCGGGCACTCCAACCTGGTGCTCGACTACGACAGCACGCAGCCCATCGGTCGCAGCATGCGCCGCGACGACGCGCACTCCTTTCCCTGCTCGCACGCCGTGGTGATCCTGAAATGGGTGAACTCGAATCGGTATTACGTGCTGACAAGCTATCCGGAATGCTGGAGACCGAAATGA
- a CDS encoding contact-dependent growth inhibition system immunity protein — MISGTDPREYAALTRFLRGYLHQDAAVEYGSARAAAQQFRKDADERETAIVHSELERLLTETSALSVADLNRALQQLGSAWQFRSRKEVEQILSGLK, encoded by the coding sequence ATGATCTCCGGTACCGATCCACGCGAGTACGCGGCGCTGACGCGCTTCTTGCGCGGATACCTCCATCAGGACGCGGCGGTCGAGTACGGCTCTGCGCGGGCAGCAGCTCAGCAGTTCCGCAAAGATGCCGACGAGCGCGAGACGGCAATCGTCCACTCCGAGCTTGAGCGCTTGCTTACAGAAACGAGCGCCCTCTCAGTTGCAGACCTGAATCGCGCGCTTCAGCAGCTTGGCAGCGCTTGGCAGTTTCGTTCGCGAAAAGAGGTTGAGCAGATTCTCAGCGGGCTGAAGTAA
- a CDS encoding SGNH/GDSL hydrolase family protein: MKNLLAVVALVLCTFSGGLAQLAPSQPTSNQPPQAVDPELEKLVPQLQRAHQALNDWANLGRYRDANAKTPPPAPGENRVVFMGDSITDGWGKGQAQFFPGKPYINRGISGQTTPQMLVRFRPDVIHLQPKVVVTLAGTNDISANTGVETLQNVEDNLSSMSDLAKANGIRVVIASVMPICDSLRQQSVRRPPQQIVELNDWIKSYTAKNGFIYLDYYSAMVDGSGMLKQDLTFDCLHPNDAGYAVMAPLAERAIQEALRK, from the coding sequence ATGAAAAACCTGCTCGCAGTGGTTGCACTCGTTCTCTGCACTTTTTCAGGCGGACTCGCGCAGCTTGCGCCTTCGCAGCCAACCTCCAATCAGCCGCCGCAGGCGGTTGATCCCGAACTCGAAAAGCTCGTTCCTCAGCTTCAGCGCGCGCACCAGGCGTTAAATGACTGGGCGAATCTCGGCCGCTATCGCGACGCGAACGCAAAGACCCCGCCTCCGGCTCCGGGTGAGAATCGCGTCGTCTTCATGGGCGATTCGATCACGGATGGGTGGGGCAAGGGCCAGGCTCAGTTCTTTCCCGGCAAGCCGTACATCAATCGCGGCATCAGCGGACAAACCACGCCACAGATGCTCGTCCGCTTTCGTCCCGATGTAATTCATCTGCAGCCAAAGGTCGTGGTGACGCTTGCGGGCACAAACGACATCTCTGCAAATACCGGAGTTGAGACATTGCAGAACGTCGAAGACAATCTCTCCTCGATGTCGGATTTGGCAAAAGCCAATGGCATTCGCGTTGTGATTGCCTCGGTCATGCCGATCTGCGATTCGCTGCGCCAGCAGAGTGTTCGACGACCGCCGCAGCAGATCGTCGAGTTGAATGACTGGATCAAGAGCTACACCGCCAAGAACGGATTCATTTACCTCGACTACTACTCGGCGATGGTCGATGGCTCAGGAATGCTGAAGCAGGATTTAACTTTCGACTGCCTGCATCCGAACGACGCCGGATATGCGGTGATGGCTCCGCTGGCCGAACGGGCAATTCAAGAGGCGTTGCGCAAGTAA